One Rosa chinensis cultivar Old Blush chromosome 5, RchiOBHm-V2, whole genome shotgun sequence genomic region harbors:
- the LOC112202400 gene encoding epoxide hydrolase A gives MDQIHHKYVTVQGLKLHVADIETGQHSRKTMQSSPNVVVFLHGFPEIWYSWRHQMIAVADAGFRAIAPDYRGYGLSDPPPQPEKTSSHDLINDLLGILDALRIPKVFLIGKDFGARPVYLFALLHPEKVLGVVTMGVPYRPPSTRSPYDKELPEGFYINRWRKPGRAEADFGCLDAKTVVRNVYILFSRSELPIAAENQEIMDLVDSSTPLPPWFTEEDLEAYGKLYEKSGFRTALQMPYRASTDDLGTTESIVRVPVLFLMGEKDYLLKFPGIDHYINSGKLNEFVPDLEIVSLPEGTHFVQEQSPKQVNELILTFLRKHI, from the exons ATGGACCAGATTCACCACAAGTACGTAACCGTACAAGGCCTGAAGCTCCATGTCGCCGACATCGAAACAGGTCAGCACTCCCGGAAAACCATGCAATCAA GTCCCAACGTGGTCGTGTTCCTGCATGGTTTCCCGGAGATATGGTATTCCTGGCGCCACCAGATGATCGCCGTAGCCGACGCCGGTTTCCGGGCCATCGCTCCTGACTACCGCGGATACGGACTATCCGACCCGCCTCCCCAACCCGAGAAGACCTCCTCCCATGACCTCATCAATGACCTTCTTGGAATTCTTGATGCTTTGCGTATTCCTAAG GTTTTCCTCATCGGAAAAGATTTTGGAGCTAGACCGGTATACTTGTTTGCCCTTCTGCACCCGGAAAAGGTGTTGGGAGTTGTAACAATGGGAGTTCCATACAGGCCACCATCAACTCGTTCCCCATATGATAAAGAGCTCCCTGAAGGTTTCTACATCAATAGATGGCGG AAACCTGGCAGGGCTGAAGCTGATTTTGGATGCCTTGATGCAAAAACAGTTGTTAGGAATGTTTACATCCTTTTCTCAAGAAGCGAACTACCAATAGCTGCTGAGAACCAGGAGATCATGGACTTGGTGGACTCGTCTACACCTCTTCCCCCTTGGTTTACTGAGGAAGATCTTGAAGCATATGGAAAGCTGTATGAGAAATCAGGTTTCCGAACTGCCTTGCAAATGCCATATAG GGCATCCACAGACGACTTGGGCACAACCGAATCAATCGTTAGAGTTCCAGTGCTGTTTTTAATGGGAGAGAAGGATTATTTATTGAAATTTCCAGGGATAGATCATTACATAAACAGTGGAAAGTTAAATGAGTTTGTCCCCGATTTGGAGATTGTATCTCTGCCGGAAGGAACACATTTTGTTCAAGAACAATCACCTAAACAGGTTAATGAGCTCATCCTCACCTTCCTCAGAAAGCACATTTGA
- the LOC112164949 gene encoding protein RTF1 homolog — translation MADLDDLLLEAAGRTSSGRKNRHSHPTSKRRRDDSYSDGGSDSRGDDSDDGRGYASRKPSGSQVPLKKRLDPSEVDDEHGSQEEGDYNDSGSDHGGESNESDVGSDLYKDEDDRRKLAEMSELQRELILSERAQKKDDKSLKEKFRPKWDKGKATQSRKVTPPLPSSRVRSSARSADRAAAKDDALNELRAKRLKQQDPEAHRKLRDASRGSAGSRNFSHTNRKSFSAVGRSSSSQSDSESRSHSDDEGSSADDAIDSDDERGTQGLVFEDIKEITIRRSRLAKWLMEPFFEELIVGCFVRVGIGKTKSGRPIYRLCSVRNVDSSDPDRQYKLENKTTHKYLNVVWGNENSAARWQMAMVSDSLPLEEEYDQWVREVEKNGGRLPSKEDVLEKKEAIKKTNTFVYSAETVKQMIQEKKSASSRPLNIALEKDRLRRELEIAQSKHDDAEVERIKARLQQLDARRQSQGKDSKAVRLAEMNRKNRVDNFKNASGLKPVKTGLKAGEAGYDPFSRRWTRSRNYYVSKPGEQKDDVEETAVAAEALAEVETNGTEGIVAVRAGLVATAAALEAAAGAGKLIDTMAPVDQGTSSNPLHNFELPISLATLQKFGGPQGAQEGFMARKQRIEATVGCRVPEDDGRRHALTLTVSDYKRRRGLL, via the coding sequence ATGGCAGATTTGGATGATTTGCTCTTGGAGGCTGCAGGAAGAACAAGTTCGGGGCGGAAAAACCGGCACTCACATCCAACTTCAAAGAGGAGGCGTGATGATTCATATTCTGATGGTGGAAGTGACTCTAGGGGTGATGACTCTGATGATGGTCGTGGTTATGCGAGTAGGAAGCCCTCTGGATCTCAAGTTCCTTTGAAGAAGCGGCTGGACCCTTCAGAAGTAGATGATGAACATGGCAGCCAGGAAGAAGGTGATTATAATGATAGCGGTTCTGATCATGGGGGAGAGAGCAATGAATCTGATGTTGGCAGTGATCTTTACAAAGATGAAGATGACAGGCGGAAGCTTGCAGAAATGTCTGAACTTCAAAGAGAGCTGATTCTGTCTGAAAGAGCTCAGAAGAAAGATGATAAGAGTCTAAAGGAGAAATTCAGACCAAAGTGGGATAAAGGGAAGGCCACACAGTCCAGGAAAGTGACTCCACCTCTCCCATCTTCTCGAGTGCGCTCCTCAGCTAGATCTGCTGACAGGGCAGCTGCGAAAGATGATGCACTGAATGAGTTACGAGCAAAACGTTTGAAACAGCAGGACCCTGAGGCTCACCGTAAATTGAGAGATGCATCTAGAGGAAGTGCAGGGAGTAGGAATTTCTCACACACCAACAGGAAGTCTTTCTCTGCTGTCGGTCGGAGTAGCTCTAGTCAAAGTGACAGTGAAAGTCGGTCTCATAGTGATGATGAAGGATCAAGTGCAGATGATGCTATTGACAGTGATGATGAAAGGGGAACACAGGGACTAGTATTTGAAGATATAAAGGAAATTACCATTCGGAGGTCAAGACTTGCAAAGTGGCTTATGGAACCTTTCTTTGAGGAATTAATCGTGGGTTGCTTTGTACGGGTTGGAATTGGGAAGACTAAGTCTGGGCGGCCCATCTACAGGCTCTGCTCGGTCCGTAATGTTGACTCTTCAGATCCTGACCGGCAGTACAAACTAGAGAATAAAACCACACACAAGTATCTGAATGTCGTTTGGGGCAATGAAAACTCTGCTGCCAGGTGGCAGATGGCTATGGTTTCAGACTCTTTACCTCTGGAGGAGGAGTATGATCAGTGGGTTAGAGAGGTGGAGAAAAATGGTGGCCGCTTGCCGAGCAAAGAGGATGTGTTGGAGAAAAAGGAAGCCATAAAAAAAACGAATACATTTGTCTACTCAGCTGAAACAGTGAAGCAGATGATACAGGAGAAAAAATCTGCTTCGTCAAGGCCATTGAACATTGCGCTTGAGAAGGACCGGTTGAGGAGGGAATTGGAAATTGCACAAAGCAAGCATGATGATGCAGAGGTTGAAAGGATCAAGGCAAGACTTCAGCAGTTGGACGCGCGGCGACAATCACAGGGGAAAGATAGCAAGGCTGTTAGGCTTGCTGAGATGAACAGAAAGAATAGAGTTGACAATTTCAAGAATGCCTCAGGATTAAAACCTGTGAAAACAGGTTTAAAAGCTGGGGAGGCTGGTTATGATCCATTTTCGAGGAGATGGACCAGGTCAAGAAATTACTATGTTTCAAAGCCTGGTGAACAAAAAGATGATGTTGAGGAAACTGCTGTTGCTGCTGAGGCATTGGCAGAGGTGGAGACTAATGGAACAGAAGGGATAGTAGCAGTACGAGCTGGCTTGGTAGCCACAGCGGCAGCTCTGGAAGCTGCAGCTGGTGCTGGGAAGTTGATCGATACGATGGCTCCTGTTGATCAAGGAACATCGTCAAATCCATTGCACAATTTTGAGCTGCCGATCTCATTGGCCACGCTTCAGAAGTTTGGTGGGCCACAAGGAGCTCAGGAAGGATTCATGGCAAGAAAACAAAGGATAGAAGCAACAGTTGGTTGCCGAGTCCCAGAGGATGATGGGAGGAGGCATGCATTGACTCTTACAGTTAGTGATTACAAGAGAAGAAGAGGGCTTCTCTGA